Proteins from a single region of Ziziphus jujuba cultivar Dongzao chromosome 1, ASM3175591v1:
- the LOC132803584 gene encoding glutamate receptor 2.8-like produces the protein MLVKVKVDQRKNIWIFLKPLRWDLWLTCGAAFLFTGIVVWILEHHSDTDLRDPPVQRLSTNFLFFFLTPLLVNGKKVKNNWTKFVLVIWVFVILIITQSYTASLATILTVQRMQPLFADINELRMNNYVGYRKNSYVRDLLTGQLNFNESRLKSYVSLEEFHQALSKGSKNGGVDAIIDEIPFFKLFLSKYCSGYTMAGPIYKSDGFGFAFQIGSPLVPYISRAILNVTEDYKKMQELERCFDHLNICQNSSSISSENSPSLSASSFGGLFIITGVASLFPCLICLVKFHSNNLPTETISLLWSKISHLVGRLFYGDLPLRTQSSMIYRDDEHEASILRNTGDNLQSHSTFISQGLEMAASDEENESQHVDSQPFIN, from the exons ATGCTAGTGAAAGTTAAAGTTGatcaaaggaaaaatatttggattttcCTAAAACCGCTGAGATGGGATCTTTGGTTAACATGTGGAGCAGCATTTTTATTCACAGGGATTGTAGTATGGATTCTTGAGCATCATTCAGACACAGACTTGAGGGATCCACCAGTGCAACGACTTAGCAcaaattttttgttcttctttttaacTCCACTGCTTGTCAATG GAAAGAAGGTGAAGAACAACTGGACAAAATTTGTGTTGGTCATCTGGGTCTTTGTGATACTCATCATTACACAGAGTTACACTGCTAGCTTAGCCACAATTTTGACAGTTCAAAGGATGCAGCCATTATTTGCTGATATTAACGAGCTCAGGATGAATAATTATGTTGGCTACAGAAAGAATTCTTATGTGAGAGATCTTTTAACAGGACAATTGAACTTCAATGAATCCAGGCTAAAAAGTTATGTGAGCCTCGAGGAGTTTCACCAGGCGTTGTCTAAAGGAAGTAAAAATGGTGGAGTTGATGCTATCATCGATGAAATCCCCTTCTTTAAGCTCTTTCTTTCTAAGTATTGCTCTGGATACACAATGGCTGGACCAATCTACAAATCCGATGGCTTTGGCTTT GCATTTCAAATAGGGTCACCCCTCGTACCTTACATTTCAAGGGCAATCCTGAATGTGACTGAAGATTACAAGAAAATGCAAGAATTGGAAAGATGTTTCGATCATCTAAATATCTGCCAAAATTCAAGTTCCATATCCTCTGAAAATAGTCCTAGTCTTAGTGCGTCGAGTTTTGGCGGCCTCTTCATCATCACGGGAGTTGCTTCGTTGTTTCCATGTTTGATATGTTTGGTTAAATTCCATAGCAACAATTTGCCTACAGAAACAATTTCTCTTCTTTGGTCCAAAATTAGTCACTTGGTAGGGCGTTTATTCTATGGGGATCTACCTTTGAGAACTCAATCGTCTATGATCTACAGAGATGATGAACATGAAGCTTCAATACTTAGAAATACTGGGGACAACCTGCAGAGTCATTCAACATTTATCAGTCAAGGACTAGAGATGGCAGCCTCTGATGAAGAAAACGAGTCACAGCATGTGGATTCTCAAccatttattaattaa
- the LOC125422276 gene encoding glutamate receptor 2.8-like, which translates to MAIHLMLLILTFGIGHCAEPVGAVENGTIGSKQVVAVGIILDLASPVGKIANSYISMALSDFYTRNANYRTRLSLSVKDSGKDAVMATSAALELMNNEEVQAIIGPQTSTETKFVINLGERAQVPIISISATSPSLSSTQSPFFIRTCQNDYSQIKALTSIIEVHGWREVVIIYEDTEYGNGLIPHLTDAFQKLDARIPYRSAISPNSDQLQILKQLNMIMARETRVLLVHMTASLGSKLFPLAKEVGMMSEGYAWMVTAGLSSLLDPYTGPKSYGSMHGVVGVRPYLPNSKLLQDFKTKWNKTSGDINLFGLWAYDTIWALAMAAESVNPNALMRHKTGINSTSTTTEPFGLRVSESGPELLKMLLHAKFEGLSGKFNLIEGQMPATDFEIINVRKKLGERIIGNWTQLHDQSLQMRRETVIWPGHTKVPPKGWVQPVVGKRLRIGVPVTSVGFKDFLKIEWDPRTDEPTFSGFSYDVFMAALDRLPLAVPHKLIPFMNSFRQNNGTYDELLNQIKLKNFDAVVGDTTITANRSTYVDFTLPYIESGILMVVKVKDAETKNIWIFLKPLRWDLWLTIGLAFVFTGFVVWFFEHRSNEEFRGPPHRQLGTMCWFSFSTLVFAHREKVESKWSRFVLVIWIFVVLIFTQSYTASLASMLTVQKLGPAVVDFNELKMNDYYVGYQKNSYVRDFLIGKLNFSEFRLRPYTSPEEYNDAMSKGSLNGGIDAIFDEIPNVKLLLAKYCSRYTVTGPTYKSAGYGFAFPIGSPLVSYISRAILNITQNHNKIQQMEHKYFAYDTNCQDSGSTFSSDSHSLSVYSFGGLFIISGISSVFACLVYLAKFYPKHWSRVTNRFDQNHNVDNLQIPSTAFSLEVEIAAVHVEDEGNHIHYTDSDQYIYGCA; encoded by the exons ATGGCAATTCATCTTATGTTGTTAATATTAACTTTTGGGATAGGCCACTGTGCTGAACCCGTAGGTGCCGTTGAAAATGGAACCATAGGATCAAAGCAAGTGGTAGCCGTTGGCATAATTCTTGACTTGGCTTCTCCGGTGGGGAAGATTGCAAATAGCTACATATCCATGGCGCTCTCTGATTTCTACACTAGAAATGCCAATTATAGGACAAGGCTGTCTCTTTCAGTGAAAGATTCTGGGAAAGATGCTGTAATGGCAACATCAGCGG CTTTGGAATTGATGAATAATGAAGAAGTACAGGCTATAATAGGGCCCCAAACTTCAACAGAAACAAAGTTTGTGATAAATCTAGGGGAAAGAGCTCAAGTCcccataatttcaatttcagcaACCAGCCCCTCATTGTCTTCAACACAGAGCCCATTTTTCATTCGGACATGCCAAAATGATTACTCCCAGATAAAAGCCCTCACATCCATAATTGAAGTACATGGATGGCGAGAGGTTGTTATAATCTATGAAGACACTGAATATGGAAACGGTTTGATTCCTCACCTAACAGATGCCTTTCAAAAGCTCGACGCTCGGATCCCTTATAGAAGTGCCATCTCTCCAAACTCTGATCAACTCCAAATTCTGAAACAGCTAAACATGATAATGGCTAGGGAGACAAGGGTACTATTGGTTCACATGACGGCTTCTCTCGGGTCGAAACTCTTTCCGCTTGCTAAAGAGGTAGGCATGATGAGTGAAGGGTATGCATGGATGGTCACTGCTGGTTTATCATCTCTTTTAGATCCTTACACCGGGCCAAAAAGCTATGGTTCCATGCATGGTGTTGTTGGTGTGAGGCCTTACTTGCCAAACTCAAAACTTCTTCaagatttcaaaacaaaatggaaTAAGACTTCAGGGGATATAAACCTATTTGGTTTATGGGCATATGACACTATATGGGCGTTGGCTATGGCTGCTGAATCAGTGAATCCAAATGCCTTGATGAGGCATAAAACTGGCATAAACAGCACTAGTACTACTACTGAACCCTTCGGCCTAAGAGTCTCAGAATCAGGTCCAGAGCTTCTGAAGATGTTGTTACATGCTAAATTTGAAGGCCTTAgtggaaaatttaatttgattgaagGTCAGATGCCAGCTACAGACTTTGAAATAATCAATGTTAGAAAAAAGTTAGGAGAGAGAATTATTGGGAATTGGACCCAATTACATGACCAATCTTTGCAGATGAGAAGGGAAACAGTTATTTGGCCAGGACACACAAAAGTCCCACCAAAAGGTTGGGTGCAACCTGTGGTTGGTAAAAGGTTGAGGATTGGAGTCCCTGTTACATCTGTTGGTTTTAaggattttttgaaaatagaatGGGATCCTCGTACCGATGAGCCTACCTTCTCAGGATTCTCCTATGATGTATTCATGGCTGCATTAGATAGATTACCATTAGCAGTTCCTCATAAGTTGATTCCATTCATGAATAGCTTCAGACAGAACAATGGGACTTACGATGAGCTACTTAATCAGATTAAACTTAAG AATTTTGATGCTGTAGTAGGAGATACAACCATCACTGCTAATAGGAGCACATACGTTGATTTTACATTGCCATACATAGAATCAGGCATCTTGATGGTTGTAAAAGTAAAAGATGCAGAAACAAAGAATATTTGGATTTTCCTGAAACCTCTTAGATGGGATCTTTGGTTAACTATTGGGTTGGCTTTCGTTTTCACCGGGTTTGTTGTATGGTTCTTTGAGCATCGTTCCAACGAAGAATTCAGAGGTCCACCACACCGTCAGCTAGGCACCATGTGTTGGTTTTCCTTCTCAACTCTCGTGTTTGCTCACA GAGAGAAGGTAGAGAGCAAGTGGTCCAGATTTGTTTTGGTCATATGGATTTTTGTGGTTCTCATCTTTACACAAAGTTACACTGCTAGCTTAGCTTCAATGTTGACGGTGCAAAAGTTGGGACCAGCAGTTGTTGATTTTAACGAGCTCAAAATGAACGACTATTACGTTGGATACCAAAAGAATTCCTATGTAAGAGATTTTTTAATAGGAAAATTGAACTTCTCAGAGTTTAGGCTAAGGCCTTACACTTCACCTGAGGAGTACAATGATGCAATGTCCAAAGGAAGCTTAAATGGTGGAATTGATGCTATCTTTGATGAAATTCCCAATGTCAAGCTCTTGCTCGCTAAGTATTGCTCTAGGTACACAGTCACTGGACCAACCTACAAATCGGCAGGATATGGATTT GCCTTCCCAATAGGGTCCCCTTTAGTCTCTTACATTTCAAGGGCAATCCTAAACATTACTCAAAATCATAACAAAATTCAACAAATGGAGCACAAGTATTTTGCATATGATACTAACTGTCAAGATTCGGGTTCCACATTTTCTTCAGATAGTCATAGTCTCAGTGTCTACAGTTTTGGTGGCCTCTTCATCATCAGCGGAATCTCTTCAGTTTTTGCATGTTTGGTATATTTGGCCAAATTCTACCCTAAACATTGGTCCAGAGTTACGAACCGATTTGATCAAAATCATAATGTAGACAACTTACAGATCCCTTCAACGGCTTTCAGCCTAGAAGTAGAGATCGCAGCAGTACATGTAGAAGATGAAGGAAATCACATTCATTATACAGATTCTGATCAATACATATATGGCTGTGCATAG
- the LOC112490026 gene encoding glutamate receptor 2.8-like produces the protein MAIHLILSIILFGLTLCFEPSNSVENGSTGSKKMVPVGVILDQDSGVGKMGKSYIAMAVSDFYARYADYKTRLNPAAMKNSVKDPVVAASAALELMKNERVQILIGPQTSEEAKFAINLGNKAQIPIISISAPSPSLSPNQNPFFIRACQGDYSQIKPLTSIFQTFGWRQAIVIYEDTEFGNGLIPYLTDSLQQIETRVLYRSPISPSSTRLNISKELENIKAMDTKVILVHMTALLGSQLFVLAKHAGMISEGYVWIVTTELSTLLGLDPLEKKVIDSMHGVLGVRAYVPNTKTLQDFKTRWNLKRINLFGLWAYDTIWALAKAVELISHESSNASTQSVSSRNSTTTGKVFGLIVSESGKGLLQKLQSTRLEGLSGQFRLIRRQLKVEKYEIINFRGSKSGESETVIGYWMPKKGISADLVENGKVANSSSLEELKQRIIWPGNHHPQVPPKGWVIPAPGKKLRIGVPQTTAGFREFLNIKWDPETFKVTNISGFSYDVFMAALDQLPFKVPHEFFADENNATYDDLLYQIKLQ, from the exons ATGGCCATTCACCTAATATTGTCCATCATACTTTTTGGGCTTACTCTCTGCTTTGAACCCTCAAATTCTGTTGAAAATGGAAGCACAGGATCAAAGAAAATGGTACCGGTTGGTGTGATTCTTGACCAGGATTCTGGGGTTGGGAAGATGGGAAAAAGCTACATAGCCATGGCAGTTTCTGACTTCTATGCTAGATATGCAGATTACAAGACAAGACTGAACCCTGCTGCAATGAAGAATTCTGTGAAGGATCCTGTTGTTGCAGCATCAGCAG CTTTAGAATTGATGAagaatgaaagagtacagataCTTATAGGGCCCCAGACATCAGAAGAAGCAAAATTCGCGATAAATCTTGGAAACAAAGCTCAAATTCCCATTATTTCTATTTCAGCTCCTAGTCCTTCTCTGTCTCCAAACCAGAACCCATTTTTCATTAGGGCATGTCAAGGTGATTACTCCCAGATAAAACCTCTCACATCCATTTTTCAAACATTTGGATGGAGACAGGCTATTGTAATCTATGAAGATACAGAATTCGGCAATGGTTTGATTCCATATTTAACAGATTCCTTACAGCAAATCGAAACTCGGGTCCTTTATAGAAGCCCCATTTCTCCATCTTCCACACGACTGAACATTTCAAAAGAGCTTGAGAACATAAAGGCAATGGACACAAAGGTTATACTGGTGCACATGACAGCTTTGCTTGGGTCTCAACTGTTTGTTCTTGCAAAACATGCAGGGATGATTAGTGAAGGGTATGTTTGGATCGTCACCACTGAGTTATCAACTTTGTTGGGCTTGGATCCATTGGAGAAGAAAGTTATTGATTCAATGCATGGTGTTTTGGGTGTGAGAGCCTATGTGCCCAACACAAAGActcttcaagacttcaaaaccAGATGGAACCTCAAAAGGATAAACCTTTTTGGTTTATGGGCATATGATAcaatttgggcattggctaagGCTGTTGAATTGATTTCACATGAGAGTTCAAATGCGTCAACGCAAAGTGTTAGTAGCAGAAATAGTACTACTACTGGTAAGGTGTTTGGCCTAATCGTCTCGGAATCAGGAAAAGGGCTGCTTCAGAAGTTGCAGTCTACCAGATTGGAAGGCCTAAGTGGGCAATTCCGTTTGATTAGAAGGCAGTTGAAAGTAGAAAAGTATGAAATAATCAACTTCAGGGGAAGCAAATCAGGTGAAAGTGAAACAGTAATTGGGTATTGGATGCCTAAGAAAGGGATATCTGCTGATTTAGTAGAGAATGGTAAAGTAGCAAACTCAAGCTCTTTGGAAGAACTAAAGCAGAGGATCATTTGGCCTGGAAATCATCATCCACAAGTCCCACCAAAAGGCTGGGTTATTCCAGCGCCAGGTAAGAAGTTGAGGATTGGAGTTCCCCAGACAACTGCTGGTTTTAGAGAATTTCTGAATATAAAATGGGATCCTGAAACTTTTAAGGTTACCAACATTTCTGGGTTCTCTTACGATGTCTTCATGGCTGCATTAGACCAACTACCTTTCAAGGTTCCACATGAGTTTTTTGCAGATGAGAATAATGCTACTTACGATGATCTTCTTTACCAGATTAAACTTCAG TAG
- the LOC107408777 gene encoding glutamate receptor 2.8-like: MAIYLMLLIFSTWLSHCVCVEPFNYVENGSIGSKQAVRVGVVIDLDSDVGKIAENYTSMALSDFYTRYADYRTRLNVAVKNYGKDDVIFAASAALELMKNEQVEAIIGPHRSSEAKFVIGLGERAQVPIISFSATSPTLSPTQSPFFIRTCHDDYSQIKPLTSIVQAFGWRQIIIIYEDTEFGNGLIPYLADALQEIDARIVYRSVISKPKNIPLELEKIKAMETRVILVHMTDALGSRLFLAANQTGMMSKGYVWMITDGLSTLLHSLEKQVTESMQGVLGIRPHVPNTNRLQEFKTRWKISEINLFGLWAYDTIWALAKAVELVSESHSNASTQSINNGRNIGEAFLGLRVSESGPVLLEKLKFTRFEGLSGKFRLIRGQSEVSEFEIVNVRRKMGERVIGYWTKKKGISSDSWENAKTGYLSSMHELIKGIIWPGYAKAPPKGWNIPVTGKRLRIGVPLTSGFNEFLNFKWDPITLEPTNFSGFTYDVFIAALEKLPFQIPHTFVPFVNSSRQSNGTYDEFLYQIKLQKFDAVVADATITANRSTYVDFTMPYSESGVSMVVKVNDKKNNNIWIFLKPLKWDLWLSSGLALFFTGFVVWLLEHRTNREFRGRPDQQLSTILWFSFSTLVFAHREKVENNWSRFVLIIWVFVVLILTQSYTASLATMLTVQRLQPSVVDVNELRMNDYFVGYQKNSYVRELLTGQLNLNESRLRHYSTPEEYHDALSKGSKNGGVEAIFDEIPYIKLFLAKYCSGYTMVGPKYKSDGFGFAFPSGSPLVYYFSRAILNITEDHNKMQEMEEKYFADQTKCQDSAASSTTSSGSSPSLSVCNFGGLFIITGLASIFSCVIYFVKFQRNNNIRSSMNAIHSKSSLWSRTTQMLKNCACKDLPLRAESNMRS; this comes from the exons ATGGCCATTTACCTAATGTTGTTAATCTTCTCTACCTGGTTAAGCCACTGTGTCTGTGTTGAACCCTTTAATTATGTCGAAAATGGGAGCATTGGATCAAAACAAGCAGTACGAGTTGGTGTAGTTATTGACTTGGATTCAGATGTTGGGAAGATAGCAGAGAACTACACATCCATGGCGCTTTCCGACTTCTACACTAGATATGCAGATTATCGGACGAGACTGAATGTTGCAGTGAAGAATTATGGGAAAGATGATGTTATTTTTGCAGCATCGGCAG CATTAGAATTGATGAAGAATGAACAAGTAGAAGCTATAATAGGACCCCATAGATCATCAGAAGCAAAGTTTGTGATAGGTCTCGGAGAAAGAGCTCAAGTTCCCATTATTTCATTCTCAGCTACCAGTCCTACTCTGTCTCCAACTCAGAGCCCGTTTTTCATTAGGACATGCCACGATGATTATTCCCAGATAAAACCCCTGACATCCATTGTTCAAGCATTTGGATGGCGCCAAATCATTATAATCTACGAAGATACGGAATTCGGCAACGGTTTGATTCCATATCTAGCAGATGCCCTTCAAGAGATTGATGCAAGGATCGTTTACAGAAGTGTCATTTCGAAACCAAAGAATATTCCTCTAGAGCTCGAGAAGATAAAGGCAATGGAGACAAGGGTAATATTGGTGCACATGACTGATGCACTGGGGTCTCGACTCTTTCTTGCTGCAAATCAGACAGGAATGATGAGTAAAGGCTATGTCTGGATGATCACAGATGGGTTATCGACATTGTTGCATTCGCTTGAGAAACAAGTAACTGAATCGATGCAAGGTGTGTTGGGTATAAGGCCCCATGTGCCAAACACCAACCGTCTTCAAGAATTCAAAACCAGATGGAAAATTTCAGAGATAAACCTTTTTGGTTTATGGGCATACGATACCATTTGGGCATTGGCCAAGGCTGTTGAACTGGTTTCGGAATCACACTCAAATGCCTCAACTCAAAGCATCAATAATGGAAGGAATATAGGTGAAGCGTTTTTAGGCCTAAGGGTATCTGAGTCAGGTCCAGTGCTCCtcgaaaagttaaaatttactAGATTTGAAGGCCTAAGTGGGAAATTCCGTTTGATTAGAGGACAGTCCGAAGTGTCAGAGTTTGAAATAGTGAATGTGAGAAGGAAAATGGGTGAAAGAGTTATTGGTTATTGGACCAAAAAGAAAGGAATATCAAGTGATTCATGGGAAAATGCTAAAACGGGATACTTGTCTTCCATGCATGAACTAATAAAAGGAATCATTTGGCCTGGTTATGCAAAAGCCCCGCCAAAAGGTTGGAATATACCAGTGACTGGTAAGCGGTTGAGGATTGGGGTCCCTTTGACATCTGGTTTTAATGAGTTTTTGAACTTTAAATGGGATCCTATAACTCTTGAGCCCACAAACTTTTCAGGATTCACCTATGATGTTTTCATTGCTGCTTTAGAAAAATTGCCATTTCAAATTCCCCACACGTTTGTTCCATTCGTAAATAGTTCTAGACAAAGTAATGGTACTTATGATGAGTTTCTTTACCAGATTAAGCTTCag AAGTTTGATGCTGTAGTAGCAGATGCAACAATAACTGCAAATAGGAGTACATATGTTGATTTTACAATGCCATATTCTGAATCAGGGGTATCAATGGTTGTGAaagttaatgataaaaaaaataataatatctggATTTTCCTAAAACCACTAAAATGGGATCTTTGGCTATCATCCGGATTAGCACTCTTCTTCACAGGCTTTGTAGTATGGCTTCTTGAACATCGTACGAACAGAGAGTTCAGAGGTCGACCAGACCAACAGCTTAGCACAATTCTGTGGTTCTCCTTTTCAACTCTGGTGTTTGCTCATA GAGAGAAAGTGGAGAACAACTGGTCAAGGTTTGTGTTGATCATATGGGTTTTTGTGGTACTCATCCTCACACAGAGTTACACTGCTAGCTTAGCCACAATGTTGACAGTGCAAAGGTTGCAGCCATCGGTTGTGGATGTTAACGAGCTGAGGATGAAtgattattttgttggataCCAAAAGAACTCTTATGTGAGAGAGCTCTTAACAGGACAATTGAACCTCAACGAATCCAGGCTAAGGCATTATAGTACACCAGAGGAGTATCATGATGCACTGTCTAAAGGGAGTAAAAATGGTGGAGTTGAAGCTATCTTTGATGAAATCCCCTATATTAAGCTCTTCCTTGCCAAGTACTGCTCAGGATACACAATGGTTGGACCAAAGTACAAGTCCGACGGGTTTGGCTTT GCCTTCCCAAGTGGATCCCCACTAGTCTATTACTTTTCAAGGGCAATCCTGAATATCACCGAAGATCATAATAAAATgcaagaaatggaagaaaagtaTTTTGCAGATCAGACCAAATGCCAAGATTCTGCAGCTTCATCCACTACATCATCAGGAAGTAGTCCTAGTCTCAGTGTGTGTAATTTTGGTGGCCTCTTTATCATCACAGGACTTGCTTCGATTTTTTCGTGCGTGATATATTTCGTTAAGTTCCAACGCAACAACAACATTCGTTCTTCTATGAATGCCATTCATTCAAAAAGCTCTCTATGGTCCAGAACTACTCAAATGCTAAAGAATTGTGCCTGCAAGGATCTCCCTTTGAGAGCTGAATCAAACATGCGGAGTTGA
- the LOC125421758 gene encoding glutamate receptor 2.8-like yields the protein MVFCVNAVENGSIDPKLQRVEFGVVLDLASSVGKMANGYISMALSDFYIRNASYRTKLVPLVKDSGKDVVEAASAATSLSLSPIQNPFFIRTAQDDSSQVKALTSIVEAYGWKEINMIMTRETRILSVHMSFSLGLKLFPLAKEVGMMSEGYAWIITDGLSPLLDPLGAKVIDSMHGVVGVRPCLPESKRLRDFKTKRNKTSGDVNLFGLRAYDTVWALAMAAELVGQLNPNAFRNNFGMINSSQPFGLKVSKSGPELFQMLQNTKFEGVYGKFNLTGGQLQATDFEIINVRSTKQSNGTYDVLLTQIKLKKFDAVVGDTTINANRSTYIDFTLPYSESGVSMIVKVKDDETKNIWIFLKPLRWDLWLTILSAFIFTGIVSYTASLASMLMVQRMRPAFIDVNENSFVGYQNNSYVEELLTQQLNFSKSRLRPYTSPKDYHVAMSKGSKYGGIDAIFDEVPYVKLLLAKYCSNYIVVGPTFKSGGFGFAFPKGSALVPYFSRAILNITQDPNKMQELERKYFEDETKCEDPGSTLSTDNPSLSVYSFGGLFIITAIASACSCLIHLAKHHSNRFSTLNASQSERALWFRVTRMDVPLHDDRGGEVSLSSNGNHLHSPSTALITIQHAVNQTTAVDDEVEQFHRIHSGHYTYGCA from the exons ATGGTTTTCTGTGTAAATGCAGTTGAAAATGGAAGCATAGACCCAAAGCTGCAAAGGGTAGAATTTGGAGTGGTTCTTGACTTGGCTTCTTCAGTGGGGAAGATGGCAAATGGTTACATATCCATGGCGCTCTCTGACTTCTACATTAGAAATGCTAGTTATCGTACGAAGCTCGTTCCTTTAGTGAAGGATTCTGGGAAAGATGTTGTTGAGGCAGCATCAGCAG CTACAAGCCTTTCATTGTCTCCAATCCAGAACCCATTTTTCATTCGGACAGCCCAAGATGATTCCTCACAGGTGAAAGCTCTGACTTCCATTGTTGAAGCATATGGATGGAAAGAG ATAAACATGATAATGACAAGGGAGACAAGGATACTGTCGGTTCACATGTCCTTTTCTCTCGGTTTGAAACTCTTTCCGCTTGCGAAAGAGGTAGGCATGATGAGTGAAGGGTATGCATGGATCATCACTGATGGGTTATCACCTTTATTAGATCCCTTGGGAGCAAAGGTCATTGATTCTATGCATGGTGTTGTGGGTGTAAGGCCCTGTTTGCCAGAGTCCAAACGTCTTCGAGATTTCAAGACTAAACGGAATAAGACTTCAGGGGATGTAAATCTATTTGGCTTACGGGCATATGACACTGTATGGGCGTTGGCTATGGCTGCTGAATTGGTTGGACAGCTAAATCCAAATGCCTTTAGAAACAATTTTGGCATGATAAACAGCAGTCAACCCTTTGGCCTAAAAGTCTCAAAATCAGGTCCTGAGCTTTTCCAAATGTTGCAAAATACTAAATTTGAAGGCGTTTAtgggaaatttaatttgacTGGAGGGCAACTGCAAGCTACAGATTTTGAAATAATCAATGTGAGAAG TACAAAACAGAGTAATGGTACTTATGACGTGCTTCTTACTCAGATTAAACTTAAG AAATTTGATGCTGTAGTAGGAGATACTACAATCAATGCAAATAGGAGTACATATATTGATTTCACATTGCCATATTCAGAATCAGGTGTCTCAATGATTGTGAAAGTTAAAGATGATGAAACCAagaatatttggatttttcttaAACCTCTTAGATGGGATCTTTGGTTAACTATACTCTCCGCCTTCATCTTCACTGGGATTGTT AGTTACACTGCTAGCTTAGCATCAATGTTAATGGTACAGAGAATGCGACCAGCATTTATTGATGTTAACGAGAATAGTTTTGTTGGATACCAAAATAATTCCTATGTAGAAGAGCTATTAACACAGCAGTTGAACTTCTCGAAGTCTAGGCTAAGGCCTTATACTTCACCGAAGGACTACCACGTTGCAATGTCCAAAGGAAGCAAATATGGTGGAATTGATGCTATCTTCGACGAAGTCCCCTATGTGAAGCTCTTACTGGCTAAGTACTGCTCTAACTATATAGTGGTCGGACCAACCTTCAAATCCGGAGGCTTTGGCTTT GCCTTCCCAAAAGGGTCAGCTCTTGTGCCTTACTTTTCTAGGGCAATCCTAAATATCACTCAGGACCCTAATAAAATGCAAGAATTGGAACGCAAATATTTTGAAGATGAAACCAAATGTGAAGATCCGGGTTCAACATTGTCTACGGATAATCCAAGTCTGAGCGTGTACAGTTTTGGTGGCCTCTTCATCATCACGGCAATAGCTTCAGCTTGTTCATGTCTGATACATTTGGCAAAACATCACTCTAACCGGTTCTCTACTCTGAACGCTAGCCAGTCAGAAAGAGCCCTTTGGTTTAGAGTTACTAGAATGGATGTCCCTTTGCATGACGACAGAGGTGGTGAGGTTTCACTTAGCAGTAATGGAAACCATTTACACAGCCCTTCAACAGCTTTAATCACCATCCAACATGCTGTAAATCAGACCACCGCAGTTGATGATGAAGTAGAACAATTTCATCGTATTCATTCTGGTCATTATACCTATGGATGTGCCTAA